The Candidatus Aenigmatarchaeota archaeon genome contains the following window.
GGGGGTTTGGGAGGTGGTGTTCCAATGACGGCTTGGGATGGTTTAATGAAGAGGTGGAAAGAGCTATTGGAAGTTGATTCAATGACGGGTTAGATGAGGGGTTTGAAAGGATGTTCAATTTTTTTAATGAGGATTTAAAGGAAAAAAAGTGGAATGGAAACTTGCGGGATGGATGAGGTAAAGTGTATAAGAAAAATTAGATAAGAGAATTATTTGCAAATTGGGGAATCGGATGGTCCTGGCACACGAGGAATTTTAGCTGCTGGTTTTATATACACATGGAGGTACTGCGATAAGTATATTGTACAATAACTGGAATATGATCATACGTCTCCTCAAACACCATAAAAGGTAGAGTAGATATTTGTAAGGGTTGGGTACATCTAATATCCTTATATGCATTTGATGAATAAAAGGGAAGTTCATTGACCTCTAAAAAATCTAAACAACAAATATAATCACCAAGAGGATGGTATATTGGAAATTCTTCGTTTTCCTTACCATAAGTTTCACGATGATAAATATAAATCGTTAGTAAGAGTAGGAAAACTAATAATATTAATAATATTTCTCTTAGTTTCATATCATTTCACTGTTTTATTTATTTGTTCTTTTAAATATTTAATTTCTTCCTTTAATTGTATGATTTCTTGATGCTGTTTTTTCAATTCCTCCAAAAGCAATATACTCAATTTTTCATAATTTACATTACTTACGTTTCCATTATTATCACGAATCACTAATTCTGGTATGACTTCAAAAGTGTCCTCTGCAATTAAACCAAATTGTCTACCTCCACCAATATCTTCACCTAAATGTTTATATTCGGGTTTAAAATCAAAAGACACAGGTTTAAGTTCATATATTTTAGTAGTGTTTATTTCCAAGTATGTGATATTTTCTTTGAATTTTTTTGAACTTCCCGACGCATAAATTATTCCATCAACATATAGTTTGTAAGAACCTGGATTTGTTGTCCCGATGCCGACGTTGCCGGAAGTTCCATTCACAAATAAAAAAGAATGTGTTGAGTTGCTGACATTCAAGAGTGAACCTGTCCCGGTTATGTGAAGTTTGGCTAAAGGAGATGTTGTACCTATACCAACCCTATCATTACTTGAATCAACATACAAAGTATTTGTGTCAACAGTCAATGCACCCACGGTCAACCTATCTGTTGAAGTAGAATAGGTTATTCCTGCATCACCACATTGAACTGCTGAACCATCTCCATAGCAGACATAGGTGTTTGTTACAGTGCCGACTTGAGGATCTGATTCTGTTTGGAGAAATGCTGTGCAGGTAGGTGTGTCACCTAATGCAGTAATTGCTTGTCCGCTTGAACAGGCAGATGGATATGCAGTCAAGTTTTGCCAGCCAAGGCCGATATCAGGAGCAAGATCAATTGCTGATATTGATCTATCAACTATCTTTGCAGAGTTAACAGAATTACTTGCAAGGTTGGCATTGCCAACAGTTCCAGTAAGATTTCCACCAACTAGAACTGCTTGGATTTGTGCAGTTGTGTTGTACCAGCTTGATAGTGGGACTAGACTTGATTCATCTATTTCTGTTCCTCCGATACAGTTGGTGCATTGAAGGTCACCTGCAGTCAAAGATGTAGCAGTTCCAGTCAAACCAGTACCGGCACCATAATAAGCACCTGTTATATTTATATTACCAACCACATGTAAAGTGGAATTTGGAGATGTTGTACCTATACCAACCCTATCATTACTTGAATCAACATACAAAGTATTTGTGTCAACAGTCAATGCACCCACGGTCAACCTATCTGTTGAAGTAGAATAGGTTATTCCTGCGTCACCACATTGAACTGCTGAACCATCTCCATAGCAGACATAGGTGTTTGTTACAGTGCCGACTTTAGGATCTGATTCTGTTTGGAGAAATGCTGTGCAGGTAGGTGTGTCACCTAATGCAGTAATTGCTTGTCCGCTTGAACAGGCAGATGGATAATTGCTTAGTCTAACCCACGGTACATCACCTCCCTGTAATACACCAGTCCAATAAACATCCCCAGAAACATGCAAAGGATAGAGTGGGGTTATCAAACCAACACCTACATAACCAGTATTACCATTAACAATAAAGTAGGTTTGCCCCTCATTAGAGACATTCCTGACTATAAAACTCTTTGCCTGAATCAAGGGTAAAAGGTATAACAGGAAAACAAGAGTCATGAATGCCTTTCTCATTCCCACCCCCTCAAGATCTTTTCTATCTCTTTTTTAAGTTTTGGTAAATCAAGTTCTATAAGATTCCAAACTCTTTCTAAATTTACCCCAAAATAACTATGAATCAATATATCTCTTGTTCCAGAGATTTTTTTCCATTCAACTTGAGGATGCTCTTCTCTAAATCCTTTTGAAAGATTTTTAACTGCCTCTCCTATTATTTCAAGCCTCCTTATTATTGAATCTTGAATTTGGGGGTTTTCAAGAAATTTTTTCCTATTAATACCTCTTTTATATTCTTCTATCCTCTCAATAGATTCTAAAATATCTTTTAGATAAACCGTTTCATCTCTTTTCATATATCCTCACTTCCTCATTCAAGATCCTATCTTTCAAGAATGGATGGATAAACGAATACTCCCCCAAATCTACTTTTTTTTCTAGCACTTTCTCTAGTTCAATTTTCAATCCAGCCATCTCAAACAAGCTCATTCTCTTTGGAAGCTCAACTAAAATATCAATATCACTTCTCTTTTTTGCTTCTCCCCTAACCACGCTTCCAAATAACCCAGCCTTTTTCACCTTGTATTTTTTAAGGATTGGCAATATCTTTCTCTTTATCTCTTCTAAATCATTTTTTATTTTTTCATTCTCAATTCTCGTAGATTTTGGCACTTATACCACCATTTGAAGATTGTGGAATATTGAATTAAAATCAACCAAGGGTACGAAACTATGAATATTCTTTTTCATACGACTTCCCCTAAAATCTTTTCTATCTCTTTTTTAAGTTTTGGTAAATCCACTTTTATTATTTCCCAAGTTAATTCAAGGTCAACCCCAAAGTAGTTGTGGATGAGTTTATCCCTAGTTCCAGCAATTTCTTTCCATGGGACCGATGAATATTTTTGCTTTAGTCTATTGGAAATATTCTTCGCAGCCTCTCCTATTATTTCAAGCCTCCTTAAATTTGCATCTTGCTTCTCTCTATCTTTAAGGAAATCCTGTTTTTTGACATTTAATAAAGATTGCTGGATTAGTGAGATGTTTTCAAGTATATGCCTCAAAAATATTTCATCTCTTTTCATATATTCTTACCTCTTCTCTTAAAATTGTATCCTTAAGTAATGGGTGAATCGACTTGTAGGTTAAAAGATCAACCTTTCTTCCTAACTTGTTTTTTAACTTGATTTCCAAATTAATCAAATCCAGCAAGCTTTTGCCTTCAGGAAGATCTACTAGTATATCAATATCACTTCTCTTTTTTGCTTCTCCCCTAACCACGCTTCCAAATAACCCAGCCTTTTTCACCTTGTATTTTTTAAGGATTGGCAATATCTTTCTCTTTATCTCTTCTAAATCATTTTTTATTTTTTCATTCTCAATTCTCGTAGATTTTGGCACTTATACCACCATTTGAAGATTGTGGGATATTATATCTTGAAGTTTGGATAAATTTAATTTATTATTTTTCATCATCAAATCCATCCACTTGCTTTCAATAATAGAACATTTGATTTCTGGGATTGAGAATATTTTTGCTTTATTCGCTTTCATCCAATATTGATAAATTTTTTGAGATAATCTGTTTTTTTCATGACATTCTGAAAAATATTTTTTAAAAATTCTATT
Protein-coding sequences here:
- a CDS encoding tail fiber domain-containing protein; translation: MRKAFMTLVFLLYLLPLIQAKSFIVRNVSNEGQTYFIVNGNTGYVGVGLITPLYPLHVSGDVYWTGVLQGGDVPWVRLSNYPSACSSGQAITALGDTPTCTAFLQTESDPKVGTVTNTYVCYGDGSAVQCGDAGITYSTSTDRLTVGALTVDTNTLYVDSSNDRVGIGTTSPNSTLHVVGNINITGAYYGAGTGLTGTATSLTAGDLQCTNCIGGTEIDESSLVPLSSWYNTTAQIQAVLVGGNLTGTVGNANLASNSVNSAKIVDRSISAIDLAPDIGLGWQNLTAYPSACSSGQAITALGDTPTCTAFLQTESDPQVGTVTNTYVCYGDGSAVQCGDAGITYSTSTDRLTVGALTVDTNTLYVDSSNDRVGIGTTSPLAKLHITGTGSLLNVSNSTHSFLFVNGTSGNVGIGTTNPGSYKLYVDGIIYASGSSKKFKENITYLEINTTKIYELKPVSFDFKPEYKHLGEDIGGGRQFGLIAEDTFEVIPELVIRDNNGNVSNVNYEKLSILLLEELKKQHQEIIQLKEEIKYLKEQINKTVK
- a CDS encoding DUF86 domain-containing protein is translated as MKRDETVYLKDILESIERIEEYKRGINRKKFLENPQIQDSIIRRLEIIGEAVKNLSKGFREEHPQVEWKKISGTRDILIHSYFGVNLERVWNLIELDLPKLKKEIEKILRGWE
- a CDS encoding nucleotidyltransferase family protein, with translation MPKSTRIENEKIKNDLEEIKRKILPILKKYKVKKAGLFGSVVRGEAKKRSDIDILVELPKRMSLFEMAGLKIELEKVLEKKVDLGEYSFIHPFLKDRILNEEVRIYEKR
- a CDS encoding DUF86 domain-containing protein — encoded protein: MKRDEIFLRHILENISLIQQSLLNVKKQDFLKDREKQDANLRRLEIIGEAAKNISNRLKQKYSSVPWKEIAGTRDKLIHNYFGVDLELTWEIIKVDLPKLKKEIEKILGEVV
- a CDS encoding nucleotidyltransferase family protein gives rise to the protein MPKSTRIENEKIKNDLEEIKRKILPILKKYKVKKAGLFGSVVRGEAKKRSDIDILVDLPEGKSLLDLINLEIKLKNKLGRKVDLLTYKSIHPLLKDTILREEVRIYEKR